The following nucleotide sequence is from Phycisphaera sp..
CCCTTGCTCGTGCTGGCGGCCTGCGGCGAGAACTCAACACCCGCCGCGACCATCGGCTCGGCCGAGGCCGTGGTGTCGCTGGCCGAGGGCCGCTCGCTGTACCAGGTGCACTGCACGCTGTGCCACCAGCCACAGGGCGAGGGTGTCCAGGGCAGCCAGCCGCCGCTGGCGGGCAACAGCGTCGTCACCGGCAACGTCGGGCGGCTCGTGGAGATCACCGTGCTGGGCGTGGGCGACCACCAGGGCGGGCTCGAGCCCACCGGCCAGTGGCGCCAGCAGATGCAGGGCTTCGATTACCTCAGCGACGCCGAGATCGCCGCGATCCTGACCTACATCCGCAACTCGTGGGGCAACCACGCAAGCAAGGTCACCGAAGAGCAGGTCTGGGACGCGCGCCAGGGCCTGTAGTCTCATATATCGCGAGGCGAGATGCCGGGCCGAAATCTGGCTTGATTGTTGCATTGATTTTGGGGATGATATGTATCCGCGCACCGCTCGGGGCGCCGTGGTTGATGTTACTTTGGGTAGCTTTGGGAGAAGAGAGATGAAGAACATTGCACGTATCGCCGCCACCACGTCAGCAGCCCTCGCCGCATCACTGGCCCACGCTCAGGAGAACGTGCTGGTGCTCTCCAGCGGCGAGCCGGTAACCGATTCGTCGGTCATCCTGGCCCTCGAGGCCGTCGGCCATACTGCCGTGCTTGGCCCGGAATACTTCGAGTTCGATGGCATGGACATCGACCAGTACACGGTCATCTATCTCCAGCCCAACCACAACTGGATCTCGGGCGACATGTCCGGGGCCGGCCAGGCCAGCCTGATCGACTTCGTGTGCAAGGGTGGCGGTCTGCTGACCACCGAGTGGACAAACTACAACGTGTACGTTCGTGGCACGTTCCAGGCGTTGGGCCTGATCATTCCGTCAAATTACACAACGTGGAACACGCTGAGCGATGCGACGTTCACGCTCGACACGCCCGACCCGGTCGTGAACGCGGGCCTACCCGACGAGTTCAACTTTCCCCTGACGAGCCTGGCCGGCACCGAGAGCCACATCACCCCGCGCGACGGCGCGACCAGCTTCTACACCACGTCGTCGTTCGATGGCGGTTCGGGCGTGGTCGGTTGGGACTGGGGCCTGGGTCGTGTCGCGAGCTTCTCGACCGTGAACGGCACACTCCAGGTTGGCGATGAGAATTTCCGCCGGCTCATCGGTAACCTCGCGATCTGGGCCGGCGACGCGAGCCCCGGCGGCGGCCTGCCCTGCCCGGCCGACTGCGACGGCGACGGCGCGGCCACCATCTTCGACTTCCTGTGCTTCCAGAATCGTTTCGCGTCGGGCGATACCACCGCCGACTGCGATTGTTCGGGCGAGTTGAATATCTTCGACTTCTTGTGCTTCCAGAACCTGTTCTCGCTCGGCTGCGACGGATAAGCCGGCTTACGCCAGAGGCAATCCCTTGCCCACCCCCGCCCGCTCGTCGTGCATCGCGATGAGGCGGGCGGTGTTGTCATCGGGCGGGCGTGTCTGGCCGATCTCGTCGATGAGCGAACACACCGCGTACCCCCGGCAGGCGTCCTCGTACTTGAACATCCAGGCGCGTGCTTCTGCGCTGGGGTTCTCGAGTTTCTCGTAGCTGAGCTTGGGCGTGCCCGACACGCCGATGCGCCAAGGCTTGGGGCTTAGCCTCGCGCGGAAGCTGCCCTGGGCCTGGCATAGCTTGGCGTATAGGGGGTCCGCCCCCAGTTCGCGCATCATCTCAGAAGTGTCTTGGCCATCAGGGGCCATCGCCGGGAACGTCAAGAGATATCTAAGGCCGGCGGCGGTCTTGTAGACCCGGGCGCCCCGTGCCGCGTCCTCTTGAGCCCACGCCGATAGCCGGCTGAGGGCCGCACCCTGGAAGTCCTCGACGGGGCGCTTGCGACCAAGCAAGCGGCCGACGAATCCC
It contains:
- a CDS encoding cytochrome c — translated: MARKILVTGLSILPLLVLAACGENSTPAATIGSAEAVVSLAEGRSLYQVHCTLCHQPQGEGVQGSQPPLAGNSVVTGNVGRLVEITVLGVGDHQGGLEPTGQWRQQMQGFDYLSDAEIAAILTYIRNSWGNHASKVTEEQVWDARQGL